One region of Emys orbicularis isolate rEmyOrb1 chromosome 4, rEmyOrb1.hap1, whole genome shotgun sequence genomic DNA includes:
- the LOC135877362 gene encoding zinc finger protein 436-like, protein MDRRPHHCIDCDKRFSNRSALNQHQCTHTREWLHRCSDCGKAFARSSHLRRHQRTHTGERPHRCADCGKAFAQIAHLRAHQRKHTGERPHRCADCGKGFARSSHLRAHQRTHTGERPHRCADCGKAFAQIAHLRAHQRTHTGERPHRCADCGKGFAESSNLRTHQRTHTGEQPHHCADCGKGFARSSNLRRHQRAHTGERPHRCADCGKGFADGSTLRTHQRTHTGERPYRCADCGKDFADGSSLRTHQRTHSGERPHRCAQCGKGFCTASRLTLHQRAHRGAAAPL, encoded by the coding sequence ATGGACCGGCGTCCCCACCACTGCATCGACTGCGACAAGAGGTTCAGCAACCGCTCTGCGCTGAACCAGCACCAGTGCACGCACACAAGGGAGTGGCTGCACCGCTGTTCTGACTGCGGCAAGGCCTTTGCACGGAGCTCACACCTGAGAAGACACCAGCGCacacacaccggggagcggccgcaTCGCTGTGCTGACTGCGGTAAGGCCTTTGCACAGATTGCACACCTGAGAGCACACCAGCGCaagcacaccggggagcggccgcaTCGCTGTGCTGACTGCGGCAAGGGCTTTGCACGGAGCTCACACCTGAGAGCACACCAGCGCacacacaccggggagcggccgcaTCGCTGTGCTGACTGCGGCAAGGCCTTTGCACAGATTGCACACCTGAGAGcacaccagcgcacgcacaccggggagcggccgcaTCGCTGTGCTGACTGCGGCAAGGGCTTTGCAGAGAGCTCAAACCTGAGAAcacaccagcgcacgcacactgGGGAGCAGCCGCATCACTGTGCTGACTGCGGCAAGGGCTTTGCACGGAGCTCAAACCTGAGAAGACACCAGCGCgcgcacaccggggagcggccgcaTCGCTGTGCTGACTGCGGCAAGGGCTTTGCAGATGGCTCAACCCTGAGAAcacaccagcgcacgcacactgGGGAGCGGCCGTATCGTTGTGCTGACTGCGGCAAGGACTTTGCAGATGGCTCAAGCCTGAGAACACACCAGCGCACGCACTCTGGGGAGCGGCCGCACCGTTGTGCCCAATGTGGTAAGGGATTCTGCACTGCCTCCAGACTGACACTGCACCAGCgcgcacaccggggagcggccgcaCCACTGTGA